A window of Infirmifilum lucidum contains these coding sequences:
- a CDS encoding Trm112 family protein, protein MKFRLMDLLACPYDKHFPLELYVIEKVRYERTFTFKTKPACELYCAFRGVRVEELKDNDPGCDECIKFEVKTGILYCPECGRWWPIKDEIPIILPDNLRKRESDLRFLESVKDKIPEKIVKEGKPWSLSPA, encoded by the coding sequence ATGAAGTTCCGCTTAATGGATCTCTTGGCATGCCCATACGACAAGCACTTCCCCCTCGAGCTCTACGTTATAGAGAAAGTCCGGTACGAGAGAACCTTTACATTCAAGACGAAGCCTGCCTGCGAACTCTACTGTGCATTTAGAGGGGTGCGTGTCGAGGAGCTTAAGGACAACGATCCCGGCTGCGATGAGTGCATAAAGTTCGAGGTAAAGACCGGAATACTCTACTGTCCAGAGTGCGGTAGGTGGTGGCCGATTAAAGACGAGATACCGATAATTCTTCCAGATAATCTGAGGAAGAGGGAGAGCGACCTAAGGTTTCTGGAGAGCGTGAAAGACAAGATACCGGAGAAGATAGTGAAAGAGGGTAAGCCCTGGAGCCTCTCGCCGGCCTAG